One region of Lytechinus pictus isolate F3 Inbred chromosome 8, Lp3.0, whole genome shotgun sequence genomic DNA includes:
- the LOC135155311 gene encoding uncharacterized protein LOC135155311, with amino-acid sequence MISALAPSCQKVEHITIGFDEDMDIYTHRSQPFIPMRSVLTVCLHSMFAPLDDSLWIVSKCFPNAKSLVLDGELVLFKFTSRHHSGIPLSSLRRFELRILHCRDTLDNLFLLLSSSCQNIEYLTITSNDPLKWEKSRTAITECKLPNLTDIHLESRLSDERYALQMITDLLHLGRMMSPSLKFVKVKSVELGDVVMKSVEWSRTSSDCGLQIKGASAAVPITSLIDLTTSDLKDVTVLTFVSCKTDFGPSESKSLQRPKELSTLREIRFVCSENPLSESDRNKLSELYPNVKVTENQTSQESSEEFQEGAGIPFKLDKASSQPLKTSPIVPDEGDVETTMKECCKRVGADGGKIQLESFGIELEIPPGAIDSKEPQEISLRALTDTPNLGDSKDEMSVCFGVQCLAPDDLVLRSPVTYTLPHCAVAALYSSLQAVLYSGEGEYSPHAVIKERKVLSQSGIPSCKIRKDVLELKMDHFSWAKIKIMIKNFFFRGKRMCFVPFKEKNLTLTKTPLILHANFYDDVQGNKETVKSDQEELGYKPAYDEQHVLIKKAEVDLKVTYCVDGNEERSAE; translated from the exons ATGATCTCTGCACTGGCTCCATCGTGTCAAAAAGTAGAACATATTACCATAGGCTTTGACGAGGATATGGATATTTATACGCATAGATCACAACCTTTCATTCCTATGAGATCTGTCCTCACCGTTTGCCTTCACTCAATGTTTGCACCACTCGATGACTCATTATGGATCGTCAGTAAGTGTTTTCCAAATGCAAAGAGTCTTGTGCTGGATGGTGAATTAGTATTATTTAAATTCACTTCCAGACACCACTCTGGCATCCCGCTGTCTTCACTGAGAAGATTTGAATTACGTATCCTACATTGCCGCGATACTCTTGACAACCTCTTTCTCCTGCTTTCTTCTTCCTGTCAAAACATTGAATACCTCACCATCACAAGCAATGATCCTCTCAAATGGGAGAAGTCAAGGACAGCCATTACAGAATGTAAATTACCTAATCTGACTGATATCCATCTTGAATCTCGTTTGTCTGACGAGCGCTATGCACTCCAAATGATAACAGACTTACTACACTTAGGTCGTATGATGAGTCCTAGTTTGAAATTTGTCAAAGTAAAAAGTGTAGAGCTAGGAGATGTAGTTATGAAGAGTGTTGAATGGTCCCGAACATCTTCAGATTGTGGGTTGCAAATTAAAGGTGCATCAGCGGCTGTACCCATAACTTCGTTAATTGATCTTACAACTAGTGACCTTAAAGATGTTACTGTTCTTACATTTGTCAGTTGCAAGACTGATTTCGGTCCGTCTGAAAGTAAGTCTCTGCAACGCCCGAAGGAACTTAGTACACTGCGGGAAATCAGGTTCGTTTGTTCAGAAAACCCACTTTCCGAATCTGACAGGAACAAACTGTCGGAGTTGTATCCTAATGTCAAAGTGACAGAAAATCAGACGAGTCAGGAATCATCTGAAGAATTCCAGGAGGGTGCAGGGATACCTTTCAAGTTGGACAAGGCCTCCTCTCAACCACTAAAAACCTCTCCAATAG taCCTGATGAAGGAGATGTCGAAACAACCATGAAAGAGTGCTGCAAGAGAGTTGGAGCTGATGGGGGCAAAATTCAGCTAGAATCCTTTGGGATTGAACTTGAGATACCTCCTGGTGCAATTGACAGCAAAGAGCCACAAGAAATCTCCCTTCGTGCTCTGACCGATACTCCTAATCTTGGTGACTCCAAAGACGAGATGTCAGTCTGCTTTGGTGTACAATGCTTAGCTCCTGATGACTTAGTCCTGAGGTCACCGGTGACTTACACATTACCTCATTGCGCTGTTGCAGCACTTTACTCCAGTTTACAGGCAGTCCTATACTCAGGAGAGGGGGAATACTCGCCAC ATGCAGTTATTAAAGAACGGAAAGTACTGTCACAATCAGGAATCCCCAGCTGCAAAATCAGGAAGGACGTACTCGAACTCAAGATGGATCATTTTTCGTGGGCGAAGATTAAAATCATGATCAAGAACTTCTTCTTTCGCGGAAAAAGGATGTGCTTCGTGCCGTTTAAAGAGAAGAACTTGACCTTGACAAAGACACCTCTTATCTTACATGCCAACTTTTATGATGATGTACAAGGGAACAAGGAG ACGGTTAAGAGCGATCAAGAGGAACTAGGATACAAACCGGCTTATGATGAACAACATGTGCTTATTAAGAAGGCAGAAGTTGATCTTAAGGTGACATATTGTGTGGACGGCAACGAAGAACGAAGTGCG GAATGA